TAATCTCCTTGAGGGGGATCCCGAGGGGAAGGCGCGGTATGGCGGTGGATGAGGGACGGCCGGTGGTCGGCGAGAGCCCGGACGAGGTCGAGCCGGGGGTCTACGAGCACTTCAGGGGCGCGCGCTATGAGGTGATCGGCGTCGGCCGGCACAGCGAGACCGAGGAATGGCATGTCTTCTACCGTCAGTTGTACGGCGATGGTGGTCTCTGGGTGCGTCCGCTGAGCATGTTCGTGGAGCCTGTGGTCCGCGACGGTTACGCGGGACCGAGATTCCGGCGGGTCGAGTAGCGCGCGGCAGCTCGGACGCCCTGAGGCGACTCAGAACGGTGGCGGGTCGCCGTCGGGGGTGAAGGT
The sequence above is a segment of the Microbacterium caowuchunii genome. Coding sequences within it:
- a CDS encoding DUF1653 domain-containing protein, which translates into the protein MAVDEGRPVVGESPDEVEPGVYEHFRGARYEVIGVGRHSETEEWHVFYRQLYGDGGLWVRPLSMFVEPVVRDGYAGPRFRRVE